A genomic segment from uncultured Vibrio sp. encodes:
- a CDS encoding pyrimidine/purine nucleoside phosphorylase — MSIKENSYFAGGVKSLGFSQHEQEVSVGVMLPGEYTFGTQAPERMTVVKGALIVKRVGEADWTTYNSGESFDVEGNSSFELQVKDATAYLCEYL, encoded by the coding sequence ATGAGTATCAAGGAAAACAGCTATTTTGCAGGCGGTGTGAAGTCACTAGGTTTTAGTCAACACGAACAAGAAGTGAGTGTCGGTGTGATGCTTCCGGGAGAGTATACGTTTGGTACGCAAGCTCCAGAGCGAATGACCGTAGTAAAAGGTGCCCTTATTGTTAAACGTGTAGGTGAAGCTGACTGGACAACATACAACAGCGGTGAGTCATTCGACGTTGAAGGCAACTCATCGTTTGAGCTACAAGTTAAAGATGCGACAGCGTACTTGTGTGAATATCTATAA